One stretch of Labrenzia sp. CE80 DNA includes these proteins:
- the rpoC gene encoding DNA-directed RNA polymerase subunit beta', whose amino-acid sequence MNHEVMNLFNQQAPTQTFDNIRISLASPEKIMSWSFGEIKKPETINYRTFKPERDGLFCARIFGPIKDYECLCGKYKRMKYKGVICEKCGVEVTLSRVRRERMGHIELAAPVAHIWFLKSLPSRIGLLLDMTLKDLERVLYFENYVVLEPGLTPLKQHQLLSEEDYVAAQDEYGEDAFTGMIGAEAIREILMSLDLERISEQLRVEIAEATTELKPKKLAKRLKVIEAFMESGNKPEWMIMTVVPVIPPDLRPLVPLDGGRFATSDLNDLYRRVINRNNRLKRLIELRAPDIIIRNEKRMLQESVDALFDNGRRGRVITGANKRPLKSLSDMLKGKQGRFRQNLLGKRVDYSGRSVITVGPELKLHQCGLPKKMALELFKPFIYSRLDAKGFSSTVKQAKKLVEKERPEVWDILDEVIREHPVLLNRAPTLHRLGIQAFEPTLIEGKAIQLHPLVCTAFNADFDGDQMAVHVPLSLEAQLEARTLMMSTNNILHPANGGPIIVPSQDIVLGLYYLSIMAENEPGEGMVFSDIGEIHHAIANKVITLHTKIRGRYRNIDADGNEVSEIFETTPGRMLISELLPKHHEVPFDACNKLMTKKDVSKMIDTVYRACGQKETVIFCDRIMQLGFSNACRAGISFGMDDMVIPDTKQTLVAETSALATEYEQQYNDGLITQGEKYNKVVDAWAKCTDKVADEMMARIKAVQVDEESGRQKPMNSVYMMSHSGARGSPQQMKQLAGMRGLMAKPSGEIIENPIISNFKEGLSVLEYFNSTHGARKGLADTALKTANSGYLTRRLVDVAQDSIIIEQDCGSERGITVAPIVDAGNVIANLGMRVLGRTTAEDVYNHQTGEIIVPKGRLIDEKDVDLIEAAKVQQIKIRSVLTCETETGVCATCYGRDLARGTPVNMGEAVGVIAAQSIGEPGTQLTMRTFHIGGTAQVVDSSFIESNVDGTISMRNRSVARDSEGNLIALVRNMSIVVTDSDGNERAVHRVTYGSKLHVDEGDKVKRGQRIAEWDPYTRPMLSDVDGVVDFEDLVDGASVQETADEATGITKRVVIDWRSNQRSQDLKPAIVVKNDKGEVAKTTRGSDARLLLSVDSILSVQQGAVVKAGDVLARLPLESAKTKDITGGLPRVAELFEARRPKDHAIIAEVTGTIRFGRDYKNKRRIIIDPADEALEPVEYLIPKGKHFHLQEGDAIEKGEYVLDGNPAPHDILAVKGVEALAAYLVNEIQEVYRLQGVTINDKHIEVIVRQMLQKIEITESGDTEFFPGEQIDRIDFEEANEKAINEAKQPAKGNPVLLGITKASLQTRSFFSAASFQETTRVLTDAAVTGKVDPLVGLKENVIVGRLIPAGTGGVMKRIRQIASHRDDLIQDAQRQQSSESAAEGLLEDLSGAAE is encoded by the coding sequence ATGAATCATGAGGTCATGAACCTGTTCAATCAACAGGCTCCGACACAGACCTTCGACAATATCCGGATCTCGCTCGCGAGTCCGGAGAAGATCATGTCCTGGTCTTTCGGCGAAATCAAAAAGCCGGAAACGATCAACTACCGTACGTTCAAGCCTGAGCGGGACGGTCTGTTCTGCGCGCGTATCTTTGGCCCGATCAAGGACTACGAATGTCTTTGCGGCAAGTACAAGCGCATGAAGTACAAAGGCGTTATCTGCGAAAAGTGCGGTGTGGAAGTCACGCTGTCACGTGTTCGCCGTGAGCGCATGGGCCACATCGAACTGGCTGCGCCTGTCGCGCACATCTGGTTCCTGAAGTCCCTGCCGAGCCGCATTGGCCTTCTGCTCGACATGACGCTGAAGGATCTGGAGCGGGTTCTTTACTTCGAGAACTACGTCGTTCTCGAGCCGGGTCTCACACCGCTCAAGCAGCATCAGCTTCTGTCCGAAGAAGACTATGTCGCGGCGCAGGACGAGTATGGCGAAGATGCTTTCACCGGGATGATTGGTGCGGAAGCCATCCGCGAAATCCTGATGAGCCTTGATCTGGAACGCATCAGCGAACAGCTGCGCGTCGAGATCGCGGAAGCGACGACCGAGCTGAAGCCGAAGAAGCTGGCAAAGCGCCTCAAGGTTATCGAAGCCTTCATGGAATCGGGCAACAAGCCCGAGTGGATGATCATGACCGTTGTTCCGGTGATCCCGCCGGATCTGCGTCCGCTGGTTCCGCTTGACGGTGGTCGGTTTGCAACATCGGATCTGAACGATCTGTATCGCCGGGTTATCAACCGGAACAACCGTCTTAAGCGACTGATCGAGCTGCGTGCTCCGGATATCATCATCCGGAACGAAAAGCGCATGCTGCAGGAGTCTGTTGATGCCCTGTTCGACAACGGCCGCCGTGGCCGTGTCATCACCGGTGCTAATAAGCGTCCGCTGAAGTCGCTGTCCGACATGCTCAAGGGCAAGCAGGGCCGCTTCCGTCAGAACCTTCTGGGTAAACGCGTTGATTACTCCGGCCGTTCGGTCATCACCGTTGGTCCGGAACTCAAGCTTCATCAGTGCGGCCTGCCGAAGAAGATGGCTCTCGAGCTCTTCAAGCCGTTCATCTATTCCCGCCTTGATGCCAAGGGCTTCTCTTCAACGGTGAAGCAGGCGAAGAAGCTGGTGGAAAAAGAGCGGCCTGAAGTCTGGGATATCCTCGACGAAGTGATCCGTGAGCACCCGGTCCTTCTGAACCGCGCGCCGACGCTTCACCGTCTTGGCATCCAGGCGTTTGAACCGACCCTGATCGAAGGCAAGGCGATTCAGCTGCACCCGCTCGTTTGTACTGCGTTCAACGCCGACTTCGACGGTGACCAGATGGCGGTTCACGTACCGCTTTCCCTGGAAGCGCAGCTTGAAGCACGTACGCTGATGATGTCCACGAACAACATTCTGCATCCGGCGAACGGTGGCCCGATCATCGTTCCCTCGCAGGATATTGTTCTGGGTCTCTACTATCTGTCGATCATGGCAGAGAACGAGCCGGGCGAGGGGATGGTGTTCAGTGACATTGGCGAGATCCATCATGCGATCGCGAACAAGGTCATCACGCTGCACACGAAGATCCGTGGCCGGTACCGGAACATCGATGCTGACGGCAATGAAGTCAGTGAGATTTTCGAAACCACGCCGGGCCGGATGCTCATTTCCGAGCTGCTGCCCAAGCATCATGAAGTCCCGTTTGACGCTTGTAACAAGCTGATGACGAAGAAGGACGTCTCCAAGATGATCGACACGGTCTACCGTGCCTGTGGTCAGAAAGAGACCGTCATCTTCTGTGACCGCATCATGCAGCTCGGTTTCTCCAACGCTTGCCGCGCCGGTATTTCCTTCGGCATGGATGACATGGTTATCCCGGACACCAAGCAGACGCTTGTGGCCGAGACGTCCGCGCTCGCAACCGAGTACGAACAGCAGTACAACGACGGTTTGATCACCCAGGGTGAGAAGTACAACAAGGTCGTTGATGCCTGGGCGAAGTGTACAGACAAGGTCGCCGACGAGATGATGGCCCGCATTAAGGCGGTTCAGGTCGACGAGGAGAGCGGACGTCAAAAGCCGATGAATTCGGTTTACATGATGTCTCACTCCGGTGCCCGTGGTTCGCCCCAGCAGATGAAACAGCTGGCCGGTATGCGTGGTCTGATGGCCAAGCCGTCGGGCGAGATCATCGAAAACCCGATCATCTCGAACTTCAAGGAAGGCCTTTCGGTTCTGGAGTACTTCAACTCCACGCACGGTGCCCGTAAGGGTCTGGCCGATACGGCTCTGAAAACAGCGAACTCGGGTTACCTGACCCGTCGTCTTGTTGACGTTGCGCAGGACTCGATCATCATCGAGCAGGACTGTGGTTCCGAGCGCGGTATCACCGTTGCGCCAATCGTCGATGCCGGTAACGTCATTGCAAATCTTGGTATGCGCGTTCTTGGCCGGACAACGGCTGAAGACGTTTACAACCACCAGACGGGCGAAATCATCGTTCCGAAAGGTCGATTGATCGATGAGAAAGATGTTGATCTCATCGAAGCTGCGAAGGTTCAGCAGATCAAGATCCGCTCGGTTCTGACCTGTGAAACTGAGACTGGCGTCTGTGCGACCTGCTACGGTCGTGACCTTGCACGCGGTACTCCGGTGAACATGGGTGAAGCTGTCGGTGTTATCGCCGCACAGTCGATCGGTGAACCTGGTACCCAGCTGACCATGCGTACGTTCCATATTGGTGGTACGGCTCAGGTGGTGGATTCGTCGTTCATCGAATCCAACGTTGACGGCACGATCTCGATGCGTAATCGCAGCGTGGCCCGGGACAGTGAGGGCAATCTCATTGCTCTGGTCCGGAACATGTCGATTGTTGTCACAGATAGCGACGGCAACGAGCGTGCGGTGCACCGTGTCACATACGGCTCAAAGCTGCATGTTGACGAAGGCGACAAGGTGAAGCGTGGCCAGCGGATCGCCGAATGGGATCCGTATACGCGGCCAATGCTTTCGGATGTTGACGGGGTCGTGGACTTCGAGGACCTGGTTGATGGTGCCTCTGTTCAGGAAACCGCCGATGAGGCGACTGGCATCACCAAGCGTGTTGTCATCGACTGGCGTTCCAACCAGCGTAGTCAGGATCTGAAGCCTGCGATTGTCGTCAAGAACGACAAGGGTGAGGTAGCGAAGACAACCCGCGGCAGCGATGCGCGGCTGTTGCTCTCAGTTGACTCGATCTTGTCGGTCCAGCAGGGCGCGGTCGTAAAAGCTGGTGACGTTCTGGCGCGTCTTCCTCTGGAAAGCGCCAAGACCAAGGACATCACCGGTGGTCTGCCGCGCGTTGCGGAACTGTTCGAAGCCCGCCGTCCGAAGGACCATGCGATCATCGCGGAAGTCACCGGTACGATCCGCTTCGGCCGCGACTACAAGAACAAGCGTCGCATCATCATCGATCCGGCGGACGAGGCGCTCGAGCCCGTCGAATACCTCATCCCGAAGGGCAAGCACTTCCATCTTCAGGAAGGCGATGCCATTGAAAAGGGTGAGTATGTGCTCGATGGTAATCCAGCACCGCATGATATCCTGGCGGTCAAGGGCGTGGAGGCACTTGCGGCCTATCTCGTCAACGAGATCCAGGAAGTCTATCGACTGCAGGGCGTGACCATCAACGATAAGCACATCGAGGTGATTGTTCGCCAGATGCTGCAGAAGATCGAGATCACCGAAAGCGGCGACACCGAATTCTTCCCGGGCGAACAGATCGACCGGATCGATTTCGAGGAAGCCAACGAAAAGGCGATCAACGAAGCCAAGCAGCCAGCCAAGGGCAACCCGGTTCTTCTGGGTATCACCAAGGCTTCCCTGCAGACGCGTTCCTTCTTCTCGGCAGCGTCGTTCCAGGAAACCACGCGTGTCCTCACCGATGCGGCGGTCACCGGCAAGGTCGATCCGTTGGTCGGTCTCAAGGAGAACGTTATCGTGGGCCGCCTGATCCCGGCCGGTACGGGCGGGGTGATGAAGCGCATTCGTCAGATTGCGAGCCATCGCGACGACCTTATTCAGGACGCGCAGCGTCAACAGTCTTCCGAAAGCGCAGCCGAAGGTCTGCTGGAAGACTTGAGCGGTGCAGCAGAATAA
- a CDS encoding regulator encodes MNDQEDVLDPTVYIVIGRVWETEEGTEDNAITIHAMLRAADDDDAVRKTLEALSGQGYVEAELDQIGVMDGEPDEPVYEGAYHDALAGNVAIVKFEAD; translated from the coding sequence ATGAATGACCAGGAAGACGTTCTGGATCCGACCGTCTACATCGTGATCGGCCGCGTGTGGGAGACCGAAGAGGGCACGGAAGACAACGCAATCACCATCCACGCGATGCTGCGCGCTGCCGATGATGATGACGCGGTGCGAAAGACGCTCGAGGCATTGTCAGGGCAGGGGTATGTGGAAGCCGAGCTGGACCAGATCGGCGTCATGGACGGTGAACCGGACGAGCCTGTCTACGAAGGCGCCTATCACGATGCGCTGGCCGGCAATGTCGCGATCGTCAAATTTGAAGCTGATTGA
- a CDS encoding Rid family hydrolase, whose protein sequence is MKFVYVGITMLVSLIAGAGSSLAVEPTFLNSGKVLPTTLPFSELVEAGDTLYLSGQIGNVPGSLKLAEGGISAETTQVMNNIKTSLEAHGYAMTNLVKCTVMLADISEWGAFNDVYKGFFEAGKFPARAAFGASGLALGARVEVDCIGVK, encoded by the coding sequence ATGAAATTTGTCTACGTCGGGATCACCATGCTGGTTTCGCTCATTGCGGGCGCCGGTTCTTCTCTGGCTGTTGAGCCGACTTTTCTCAATTCCGGCAAGGTTCTGCCGACGACATTGCCATTCTCGGAGCTCGTGGAAGCAGGTGATACGCTCTATCTGTCGGGCCAAATCGGAAATGTGCCAGGAAGTCTGAAGTTGGCCGAAGGGGGGATTTCAGCTGAAACCACACAGGTCATGAACAACATCAAGACCTCCCTGGAAGCCCACGGCTATGCAATGACTAACTTGGTGAAGTGCACGGTCATGCTGGCAGATATCTCCGAATGGGGCGCTTTCAACGACGTCTACAAGGGCTTCTTCGAGGCTGGCAAATTTCCAGCGCGTGCAGCGTTCGGCGCCAGCGGACTTGCTCTAGGTGCACGCGTCGAAGTGGACTGTATCGGTGTGAAGTGA
- the rpsL gene encoding 30S ribosomal protein S12, whose translation MPTINQLIRKPRKDPPKRNKVPAMEACPQKRGVCTRVYTTTPKKPNSALRKVAKIRLTNGFEVIGYIPGEGHNLQEHSVVMIRGGRVKDLPGVRYHIIRGVLDTQGVKDRKQRRSKYGAKRPK comes from the coding sequence ATGCCGACCATCAACCAGCTGATCCGCAAGCCGCGGAAAGATCCGCCAAAGCGGAACAAGGTGCCGGCCATGGAGGCCTGCCCGCAAAAGCGTGGTGTTTGCACCCGCGTTTACACGACGACGCCGAAGAAGCCGAACTCGGCTCTGCGTAAGGTGGCCAAAATCCGCCTGACCAACGGCTTCGAAGTCATCGGCTACATTCCGGGTGAAGGTCACAACCTTCAAGAACACTCGGTTGTCATGATCCGCGGCGGCCGCGTGAAGGATTTGCCGGGTGTGCGCTACCACATTATCCGTGGTGTGCTTGATACCCAGGGCGTCAAGGATCGTAAGCAGCGCCGGTCCAAATACGGCGCCAAGCGGCCGAAGTAA
- the rpsG gene encoding 30S ribosomal protein S7, translating into MSRRHRAEKREINPDPKFGDIVVTKFMNSIMYDGKKSTAERIVYGAFDIIENKTRENPIEVFHAALENVMPQVEVRSRRVGGATYQVPVEVRTERRQALAIRWLISAARNRNETTMVDRLSGEMLDAANNRGTAVKKREDTHRMADANRAFSHYRW; encoded by the coding sequence ATGTCCCGTCGTCACCGCGCAGAAAAACGCGAAATCAACCCGGATCCAAAGTTCGGGGATATTGTCGTCACCAAGTTCATGAACTCCATCATGTACGACGGCAAGAAGTCGACCGCCGAACGCATCGTTTATGGCGCATTCGACATCATTGAAAACAAGACCCGCGAGAACCCGATCGAAGTGTTCCATGCGGCTCTTGAAAACGTGATGCCTCAGGTAGAAGTGCGCTCCCGCCGCGTTGGTGGTGCGACCTACCAGGTTCCGGTCGAAGTTCGTACGGAGCGTCGCCAGGCACTCGCAATTCGCTGGCTGATTTCTGCAGCGCGCAACCGGAACGAGACCACCATGGTGGACCGTCTTTCCGGCGAAATGCTCGATGCAGCAAACAACCGTGGAACTGCTGTTAAGAAGCGCGAAGATACGCACCGGATGGCTGATGCCAACCGCGCCTTCTCGCACTACCGCTGGTAA
- the fusA gene encoding elongation factor G yields MSRTHKIEDYRNFGIMAHIDAGKTTTTERILYYTGKSHKIGEVHDGAATMDWMEQEQERGITITSAATTAFWNDKRLNIIDTPGHVDFTIEVERSLRVLDGAVALLDANAGVEPQTETVWRQADKYNVPRMIFVNKMDKLGADFDRCCEMIKTRLGANALVMQLNVGAENEFAGVIDLLKMKALIWQAENLGAAWDEVEIPDDQKERAQAARDAMIETAVEIDEEAMEAYLEGEEPTNEKLKELIRKGTIAGNFVPVFCGSAFKNKGVQPLLDAVVDYLPSPIEVPAIKGIDPKTEGEAERKSDDNEPLSLLAFKIANDPFVGSLTFCRIYSGVLTKGSTLTNTVKDKKERVGRMMQMHSNSREDIDVAYAGDIVAIAGLKDTTTGDTLCDPLKPVILERMEFPEPVIEIAIEPKTKADQEKMGVALNKLAAEDPSFRVKSDEESGQTIIAGMGELHLDILVDRMKREFKVEANIGAPQVAYRETITKAADVDYTHKKQSGGSGQFARIKFTLEPSEPNEGYVFESKVVGGNIPKEYIPGVTKGIESVMSSGPLAGFPMLDVKVTLTDGAYHDVDSSVLAFEIAGRAGFREGVQKAGPKLLEPVMKVEVVTPEDYMGDVIGDLNSRRGQIAGTENRGIVTVITAMVPLANMFGYVNNLRSMSQGRAQYSMVFDHYEQVPQAVAEEVQAKYA; encoded by the coding sequence ATGTCGCGCACGCATAAAATCGAGGACTACCGTAACTTCGGCATCATGGCTCACATCGATGCTGGCAAGACGACCACCACTGAGCGGATCCTCTACTACACCGGCAAGAGCCACAAGATCGGTGAAGTTCATGATGGTGCCGCCACCATGGACTGGATGGAGCAGGAGCAGGAGCGCGGTATCACCATTACCTCCGCTGCTACGACTGCGTTCTGGAACGATAAGCGCCTGAACATCATCGACACTCCGGGCCACGTTGACTTCACAATTGAAGTTGAACGCTCCCTTCGTGTTCTCGATGGTGCTGTTGCACTTCTCGATGCCAACGCCGGTGTTGAGCCGCAGACCGAGACTGTTTGGCGTCAGGCCGACAAGTACAACGTTCCACGGATGATCTTCGTCAACAAGATGGACAAGCTCGGCGCCGATTTCGATCGCTGCTGCGAGATGATCAAGACCCGTCTTGGTGCCAACGCGCTGGTTATGCAGCTGAACGTTGGTGCAGAGAACGAATTCGCTGGCGTTATCGATCTTCTGAAGATGAAGGCTCTCATCTGGCAGGCTGAAAACCTCGGCGCTGCTTGGGATGAAGTTGAAATCCCGGACGATCAGAAAGAGCGCGCACAGGCTGCACGCGATGCCATGATCGAGACAGCTGTCGAGATCGACGAAGAAGCCATGGAAGCCTACCTGGAAGGCGAAGAGCCGACCAACGAGAAGCTCAAGGAGCTGATCCGTAAGGGCACCATTGCTGGCAACTTCGTTCCGGTTTTCTGCGGTTCTGCGTTCAAGAACAAGGGCGTTCAGCCTCTTCTTGACGCTGTTGTTGACTACCTGCCGAGCCCGATCGAGGTTCCTGCCATTAAGGGCATCGATCCGAAGACTGAAGGCGAAGCCGAGCGTAAGTCTGACGACAATGAACCGCTCAGCCTGCTCGCGTTCAAGATCGCGAACGATCCGTTCGTCGGCTCCCTGACTTTCTGCCGGATCTACTCCGGTGTGTTGACCAAGGGCTCGACCCTGACCAACACGGTCAAGGACAAGAAAGAGCGCGTCGGTCGTATGATGCAGATGCACTCGAACTCCCGTGAAGACATCGACGTTGCCTATGCAGGCGACATCGTTGCGATCGCAGGCCTCAAGGACACCACAACCGGCGACACCCTGTGTGATCCGCTGAAGCCGGTGATCCTGGAACGCATGGAGTTCCCTGAGCCGGTTATCGAGATCGCCATCGAGCCGAAGACCAAGGCTGACCAGGAAAAGATGGGCGTCGCGCTGAACAAGCTCGCAGCCGAAGATCCTTCATTCCGCGTCAAGTCGGACGAAGAATCCGGTCAGACCATCATCGCCGGTATGGGCGAACTGCACCTCGACATTCTCGTCGATCGCATGAAGCGTGAATTCAAGGTGGAAGCGAACATCGGTGCGCCGCAGGTGGCTTACCGTGAAACAATCACCAAGGCAGCTGATGTGGATTATACCCACAAGAAGCAGTCAGGTGGTTCGGGTCAGTTCGCTCGCATCAAGTTCACCCTCGAGCCGTCCGAGCCGAACGAAGGCTATGTCTTCGAGAGCAAGGTCGTCGGTGGCAACATTCCTAAGGAATACATCCCGGGTGTTACCAAGGGTATCGAAAGCGTCATGTCGTCCGGCCCGCTGGCTGGCTTCCCGATGCTCGATGTCAAAGTGACGCTCACCGATGGTGCCTACCATGACGTTGACTCCTCTGTTCTCGCCTTCGAGATCGCCGGCCGTGCCGGCTTCCGTGAAGGTGTTCAGAAGGCAGGTCCGAAGCTCCTTGAGCCGGTCATGAAGGTCGAGGTTGTTACCCCGGAAGATTACATGGGTGACGTTATTGGTGACCTGAACTCCCGTCGTGGCCAGATTGCTGGCACCGAAAACCGCGGGATTGTCACGGTCATCACCGCAATGGTCCCACTGGCCAACATGTTTGGCTACGTGAACAACCTGCGGTCCATGTCCCAGGGACGTGCCCAGTACTCGATGGTCTTCGATCACTACGAGCAGGTGCCTCAGGCAGTCGCCGAAGAGGTCCAGGCGAAATACGCCTGA
- the tuf gene encoding elongation factor Tu, which produces MAKEKFERNKPHVNIGTIGHVDHGKTTLTAAITMTLAEAGGAEAKAYDEIDGAPEERARGITISTAHVEYETENRHYAHVDCPGHADYVKNMITGAAQMDGGILVVSAADGPMPQTREHILLARQVGVPALVVFMNKVDQVDDEELLELVEMEIRELLSSYEFPGDDIPIVKGSALAAVENRDPAIGRDAIRELMAQVDDYIPTPERPKDQPFLMPIEDVFSISGRGTVVTGRVERGIVKVGEEVEIVGIKDTTKTTVTGVEMFRKLLDSGEAGDNIGALIRGVAREEVERGQVLCKPGSVKPHTKFTAEAYILTKEEGGRHTPFFTNYRPQFYFRTTDVTGVVHLPEGTEMVMPGDNVSVVVELIVPIAMEEGLRFAIREGGRTVGAGVVASIVE; this is translated from the coding sequence ATGGCGAAGGAAAAATTTGAGCGTAACAAGCCTCACGTCAACATTGGCACGATTGGCCACGTTGACCACGGCAAGACGACGCTTACGGCTGCAATCACGATGACGCTGGCTGAAGCTGGCGGCGCTGAAGCAAAGGCCTATGACGAGATTGATGGTGCACCTGAAGAGCGTGCACGCGGCATCACCATCTCGACGGCTCACGTTGAGTATGAGACGGAAAACCGTCACTACGCTCACGTTGACTGCCCAGGTCACGCCGATTACGTGAAGAACATGATCACTGGTGCGGCACAGATGGATGGTGGCATCCTGGTTGTGTCGGCAGCAGATGGCCCGATGCCGCAGACCCGTGAGCACATCCTGCTTGCGCGTCAGGTTGGTGTTCCGGCGCTTGTCGTGTTCATGAACAAGGTTGACCAGGTCGACGACGAAGAGCTTCTCGAGCTCGTCGAAATGGAAATCCGTGAGCTTCTGTCTTCCTACGAGTTCCCGGGCGACGACATTCCGATCGTCAAGGGTTCTGCGCTGGCAGCTGTCGAGAACCGTGACCCGGCGATTGGCCGTGACGCGATCCGTGAGCTGATGGCTCAGGTTGACGACTACATCCCGACGCCAGAGCGTCCGAAGGATCAGCCGTTCCTGATGCCGATCGAAGACGTCTTCTCGATCTCCGGCCGTGGTACGGTTGTGACGGGTCGTGTTGAGCGTGGCATCGTGAAGGTTGGTGAAGAAGTCGAGATCGTCGGCATCAAGGACACCACCAAGACGACCGTTACCGGCGTTGAAATGTTCCGCAAGCTGCTGGACAGCGGTGAAGCAGGCGACAACATCGGTGCGCTGATCCGTGGTGTTGCTCGTGAAGAAGTCGAGCGTGGCCAGGTTCTGTGTAAGCCGGGTTCGGTCAAGCCGCACACGAAGTTCACTGCCGAGGCTTATATCCTCACCAAGGAAGAGGGCGGTCGTCATACACCGTTCTTCACCAACTATCGTCCGCAGTTCTACTTCCGCACGACCGACGTGACGGGTGTTGTTCATCTGCCGGAAGGTACGGAAATGGTTATGCCAGGCGACAACGTGTCTGTTGTTGTTGAGCTGATCGTGCCGATCGCCATGGAAGAAGGCCTGCGCTTCGCTATCCGCGAAGGTGGCCGTACCGTCGGCGCCGGCGTCGTCGCCTCAATCGTCGAGTAA
- the rpsJ gene encoding 30S ribosomal protein S10: protein MNGQNIRIRLKAFDHRILDASTKEIVNTAKRTGAQVRGPVPLPTRIEKYTVLRGPHIDKKSRDQFEMRTHKRLLDIVDPTPQTVDALMKLDLAAGVDVEIKL, encoded by the coding sequence ATGAACGGTCAGAATATCCGGATCCGCCTTAAGGCATTTGACCACCGTATTCTCGATGCTTCCACAAAGGAAATCGTGAACACGGCCAAGCGGACCGGTGCACAGGTACGGGGACCCGTACCGCTGCCGACGCGGATCGAGAAGTACACGGTACTTCGCGGCCCGCACATCGATAAGAAAAGCCGCGATCAGTTCGAGATGCGCACGCACAAGCGTTTGCTCGACATCGTTGATCCGACGCCCCAGACGGTTGACGCTCTTATGAAGCTCGACCTTGCCGCTGGTGTCGACGTCGAGATCAAGCTCTGA
- the rplC gene encoding 50S ribosomal protein L3, which yields MRSGVIAQKVGMTRIYNDAGEHVPVTVLRLENCQVVAHRTEEKNGYTALQVGAGLAKVKNTVKALRGHFAVAKVEPKRTLAEFRVSSDNLIDVGAEITADHYVEGQFVDVTGNSIGKGFAGAMKRHNFGGGRASHGNSISHRSHGSTGQCQDPGRVFKGKKMAGHMGDVRVTTQNLKVVRTDVERGLIMVEGSVPGAKGGWIQVRDSIKKALPEGVPVPGAFRAPEAAAAAGKESE from the coding sequence ATGCGTTCTGGTGTGATCGCTCAGAAAGTGGGCATGACTCGTATCTATAACGATGCGGGCGAGCATGTTCCGGTCACGGTTTTGCGGCTGGAAAATTGCCAGGTGGTTGCCCACCGTACTGAAGAAAAGAATGGCTATACCGCGCTGCAGGTCGGCGCAGGTCTGGCAAAAGTCAAGAACACCGTTAAGGCACTTCGCGGACATTTCGCGGTTGCCAAGGTGGAGCCGAAGCGTACCCTGGCAGAGTTCCGGGTTTCGTCTGACAACCTGATCGACGTTGGCGCGGAAATCACCGCTGACCACTACGTCGAGGGCCAGTTTGTCGACGTTACCGGTAACTCGATCGGTAAGGGTTTTGCCGGTGCAATGAAGCGTCACAACTTCGGTGGTGGCCGCGCTTCGCACGGTAACTCGATCTCGCATCGGTCACATGGTTCCACGGGTCAGTGTCAGGATCCGGGCCGGGTGTTCAAAGGCAAGAAGATGGCCGGTCACATGGGCGATGTCCGCGTGACCACGCAGAACCTCAAGGTTGTGCGTACCGATGTTGAACGCGGCCTGATCATGGTCGAGGGTTCTGTACCAGGCGCCAAGGGCGGTTGGATCCAGGTCCGCGACTCGATCAAGAAGGCGCTGCCGGAAGGTGTTCCGGTTCCAGGTGCATTCCGTGCTCCTGAAGCAGCCGCTGCCGCCGGGAAGGAGAGCGAGTGA
- the rplD gene encoding 50S ribosomal protein L4 yields the protein MELQVKTLEGGAAGSITVSDEIFGLEPRTDLIHRVVRWQLAKRQAGTHKTLQRSEVSGTTKKFVRQKGSGGARHGNRKAPQFRGGGKAFGPVVRDHAHELPKKVRVLGLKHVLSAKAKADSIVIVEDAKAAEAKTKALKAQFEKLGLKSALVIDGAELDMNFSLAARNIPHVDVLPVQGINVYDIMRANTLVLTKSAVSALEERFK from the coding sequence ATGGAACTTCAGGTCAAGACCCTCGAAGGTGGGGCGGCCGGTTCGATCACGGTGAGTGACGAGATCTTCGGTCTCGAGCCCCGCACCGATCTGATCCACCGCGTGGTGCGTTGGCAGCTTGCCAAGCGCCAGGCCGGCACGCACAAGACGCTGCAGCGTTCGGAAGTTTCCGGTACGACGAAGAAATTCGTCCGCCAGAAAGGTTCCGGCGGCGCACGTCACGGCAACCGCAAGGCTCCGCAGTTCCGCGGTGGTGGTAAGGCTTTTGGGCCGGTCGTTCGCGACCACGCTCATGAGCTGCCGAAAAAGGTCCGTGTCCTCGGTCTCAAGCATGTTCTTTCAGCGAAGGCCAAGGCCGACAGCATCGTCATCGTTGAAGATGCGAAAGCTGCCGAAGCCAAGACCAAGGCACTCAAGGCACAGTTTGAAAAGCTGGGTCTCAAGAGCGCTCTGGTGATTGACGGTGCCGAGCTGGACATGAACTTCTCTCTGGCTGCCCGGAATATCCCGCATGTGGATGTGCTGCCGGTCCAGGGTATCAATGTCTACGACATCATGCGCGCCAACACGCTTGTGTTGACGAAGTCTGCGGTGTCTGCACTTGAGGAGCGCTTCAAATGA